The following proteins are encoded in a genomic region of Bernardetia sp. MNP-M8:
- a CDS encoding YfiR family protein yields MPSKAQYSATKVKIALIVHFIEHTKFPPEAFKSPKEMIQIGILGDDPFGDELESFLMHYKINGRGLRVRRKKNASDLWGCQVIYISQSEQSKLTDILDYFRRYPTLTIGDNLKGFIEQCGIINFVTVDKKPYRFELNIEAAQKSNLGLDVGLFRMAQRIVACP; encoded by the coding sequence TTGCCTTCTAAAGCACAATACTCAGCGACAAAAGTAAAAATTGCTTTGATTGTTCATTTTATTGAACACACAAAATTTCCCCCTGAGGCTTTTAAGAGTCCAAAAGAAATGATACAAATCGGAATCTTAGGTGATGACCCTTTTGGTGACGAATTAGAATCTTTTCTTATGCACTACAAAATAAATGGACGTGGTTTGCGTGTTCGCAGAAAGAAAAATGCTTCTGATTTGTGGGGCTGTCAAGTGATTTATATCAGTCAATCTGAGCAAAGCAAACTAACTGATATTTTAGATTATTTCAGAAGATATCCAACACTTACTATCGGAGATAATTTAAAAGGCTTTATAGAACAATGTGGAATCATTAATTTTGTAACAGTAGATAAGAAACCCTACCGTTTCGAACTCAATATTGAAGCTGCTCAAAAATCAAATCTTGGTTTGGATGTAGGACTTTTCAGAATGGCACAACGTATTGTAGCTTGTCCCTAA